From one Minwuia thermotolerans genomic stretch:
- a CDS encoding nitrite/sulfite reductase: protein MYAYDAIDRELVETRVAEFREQVARRVSGELTEEQFRPLRLMNGLYLQLHAYMLRVAVPYGVLSSAQMRKLAHIARRYDRGYGHFTTRQNIQYNWPKLEETPDILAELAEVEMHAIQTSGNCIRNTTADQFAGAAADEVDDPRIWSEIIRQWSTFHPEFSFLPRKFKIAVTGAQKDRAAIKVHDIGIVIVRNDAGELGFQMWAGGGQGRTPMIAKLIRGFVAERDLLSYLEAMLRVYNRHGRRDNKYKARIKILVHELGADEYARQVEAEWARIREGVLSLPQAEIDRIRAAFDEPPFERFEGDSRAFHGKRFEDRGFQRWVRSNVKPHKKPGYAIANISLKPVGGIPGDATADQMDAVADFADRWSFGEVRVAHEQNLVLPHVRQDDLYGLWLALGAVDLDTPNIGLLGDIIACPGLDYCSLANARSIPLSQALSERFGDLDRLHDIGEISLNISGCINACGHHHVGNIGILGVDKKGEEFYQITLGGRADEDAAVGRIVGRAFDAHETVDAVETIVETYVAQRRDGERFIDTLERTGPAPFKEALYGAD, encoded by the coding sequence ATGTACGCCTATGACGCCATCGACCGCGAACTCGTCGAGACCCGCGTTGCCGAGTTCCGCGAGCAGGTCGCCCGCCGGGTTTCCGGCGAACTGACCGAAGAACAGTTCCGCCCGTTGAGGCTGATGAACGGCCTCTACCTGCAGCTTCACGCCTACATGCTGAGGGTCGCCGTGCCCTATGGCGTGCTGTCCTCGGCGCAGATGCGCAAGCTGGCGCATATCGCGCGCCGCTATGACCGCGGCTACGGCCATTTCACGACGCGCCAGAACATCCAGTACAACTGGCCGAAGCTGGAAGAGACGCCGGACATCCTGGCCGAGCTGGCCGAGGTGGAGATGCACGCCATCCAGACCTCCGGCAACTGCATCCGCAACACCACCGCCGACCAGTTCGCCGGGGCCGCCGCCGACGAGGTGGACGACCCCCGCATCTGGTCGGAGATCATCCGCCAGTGGTCGACATTCCATCCCGAGTTTTCGTTCCTGCCGCGCAAGTTCAAGATCGCGGTGACCGGCGCGCAGAAGGACCGCGCAGCGATCAAGGTGCACGACATCGGCATCGTCATCGTCCGCAACGACGCCGGCGAGCTGGGCTTCCAGATGTGGGCCGGCGGCGGCCAGGGCCGGACGCCGATGATCGCGAAACTGATCCGCGGCTTCGTCGCCGAGCGCGACCTGCTCAGCTATCTCGAGGCCATGCTGCGCGTCTACAACCGCCATGGCCGGCGCGACAACAAGTACAAGGCGCGCATCAAGATCCTGGTGCACGAACTGGGCGCCGACGAATACGCCCGCCAGGTCGAGGCCGAGTGGGCGCGGATCCGCGAGGGCGTGCTCTCCCTGCCCCAGGCCGAGATCGACCGCATCCGTGCCGCCTTCGACGAGCCGCCCTTCGAGCGTTTCGAGGGCGATTCCCGCGCCTTCCATGGGAAGCGGTTCGAAGACCGGGGCTTCCAGCGCTGGGTCCGCTCCAACGTCAAGCCACACAAGAAGCCGGGCTATGCCATCGCCAATATCTCGCTGAAACCTGTCGGCGGCATTCCCGGCGACGCCACCGCCGACCAGATGGATGCCGTGGCCGATTTCGCGGACCGCTGGTCCTTCGGCGAGGTGCGGGTCGCCCACGAGCAGAACCTGGTGCTGCCCCATGTCCGCCAGGACGACCTCTACGGGCTCTGGCTGGCGCTGGGCGCGGTGGACCTGGACACGCCGAACATCGGCCTGCTGGGCGACATCATCGCCTGCCCCGGCCTGGACTACTGCAGTCTCGCCAACGCCCGCTCGATCCCGCTCTCCCAGGCGCTGTCGGAGCGCTTCGGCGACCTGGACCGGCTGCACGACATCGGCGAGATCAGCCTGAACATATCCGGCTGCATCAATGCCTGCGGCCATCACCACGTCGGCAATATCGGCATTCTTGGCGTCGACAAGAAGGGCGAGGAATTCTACCAGATCACCCTCGGCGGCCGCGCCGATGAGGACGCCGCCGTGGGGCGGATCGTCGGCCGCGCCTTCGACGCCCACGAGACCGTCGACGCCGTCGAAACCATCGTCGAGACCTATGTCGCCCAACGCCGGGACGGCGAGCGTTTCATCGACACGCTCGAGCGTACCGGCCCCGCACCGTTCAAGGAGGCTCTCTATGGCGCTGATTAA
- a CDS encoding DUF2849 domain-containing protein codes for MSLNVITANRLNDGVVIFLTGNGWSTDLQQAETAEGKEATAALLTRAEAEPGVAVGPYEIAVERIGEELRPLRYRERLRVSGPSVDYLKPQAA; via the coding sequence ATGAGCCTCAACGTCATCACCGCCAACCGCCTGAACGACGGCGTCGTCATCTTTCTGACGGGAAACGGCTGGTCCACGGATCTGCAACAGGCCGAGACAGCCGAAGGCAAGGAGGCCACGGCCGCCCTGCTGACCCGCGCCGAGGCCGAGCCGGGCGTCGCCGTCGGTCCCTACGAGATCGCCGTCGAACGGATCGGCGAAGAGCTGCGCCCGCTGCGCTACCGCGAGCGGCTGCGCGTGAGCGGTCCGTCCGTCGACTACCTGAAGCCCCAGGCCGCGTGA